GCATCTGCGGGGCCTGCTGGTCGAATGCCGTGGTGAAGGCCTGCGGGTCGAAACCGGCTTCGGCGGCCACCGCCAGCACGGTGGCGCGGTCACCGATGTTGCGGGCCTGCACCAGGTGGGCTTCCTGCAGGCGGTCGAACATACGCTCATGGCCTTCGTTGCCGCCCAGGGCCTTGGCGGTCTGGCAGGCGAGGCCCGCGAGCAGGCCGGTGGGGTACTCGAAGTCCTGCTGGCGCATGGCTTCGATGTCGATGCGCTTGACGTCCTCGGCACTCGAGCATGACAGCCAGTGGCTGAGGATGGTCTCCTTGGCCTTGGGCATCGAGCCGAAGCGCTCGACCATCGCCTCGCGGCTGGTCTGCAGGATGAAGCTGCGGTGCTGCACGTCCAGGTTCAGTTCGTCCTGCAACTGCTTCAGGCGCGGGGCGAGGACGAAGCACCAGCCGCAGACGACATCGTGGAAGAATTCGACTTTCAGGGGTGACATGGC
This sequence is a window from Pseudomonas maumuensis. Protein-coding genes within it:
- a CDS encoding DsbA family oxidoreductase; this encodes MSPLKVEFFHDVVCGWCFVLAPRLKQLQDELNLDVQHRSFILQTSREAMVERFGSMPKAKETILSHWLSCSSAEDVKRIDIEAMRQQDFEYPTGLLAGLACQTAKALGGNEGHERMFDRLQEAHLVQARNIGDRATVLAVAAEAGFDPQAFTTAFDQQAPQMLEEELAQGRRLGISSVPSLVIDGHYLVPGTLSLELLRQIFIQVRANQNPAQGAAQ